One segment of Theobroma cacao cultivar B97-61/B2 chromosome 9, Criollo_cocoa_genome_V2, whole genome shotgun sequence DNA contains the following:
- the LOC18588167 gene encoding 2-hydroxy-6-oxononadienedioate/2-hydroxy-6-oxononatrienedioate hydrolase 1 isoform X2, producing the protein MAPSFLSFASLYGVYLRRCFASSGLTSQSTDIDDETTIHLWAPKPDQTTQERKPVLVLLHGFGPSAIWQWRRQVQFFTPYFQVYVPDLIFFGNSMTKSKERSEVFQAVSVGKLMEKLQVKKYHVMGTSYGGFVAYHMAKMWPDKVEKVVIASSGVNMSKADNMALLKRSNLENIEDFMLPETATQLRTLTRLAVSKRVIAMIPDFFLNDFVNQLYSENRKEKLELLKGVTLVQGDGTVKLAPLQQDVLLVWGDQDQIFPLKMAYELKELLGKQARLEVIPNTSHVPQIENSAQFNNIVKGFLCGSF; encoded by the exons ATGGCACCCTCCTTTCTCAGCTTTGCCTCCTTATACGGCGTCTATCTCCGCCGCTGCTTTGCCAGCTCTGGCCTCACTTCTCAATCCACCGACATTGACGACGAGACCACCATCCACTTGTGGGCACCAAAGCCCGATCAAACAACCCAGGAACGAAAACCCGTGTTGGTTTTGCTTCACGGCTTCGGTCCGAGCGCTATCTGGCAATGGCGCCGACAGGTCCAGTTCTTTACCCCTTACTTCCAAGTCTACGTCCCTGACCTGATCTTTTTCGGGAATTCCATGACAAAGTCCAAGGAAAGGTCCGAGGTTTTCCAGGCCGTTTCGGTTGGGAAGTTGATGGAGAAGCTCCAAGTGAAGAAATACCACGTCATGGGGACGAGCTATGGAGGGTTCGTGGCGTACCATATGGCGAAAATGTGGCCGGACAAGGTGGAGAAAGTGGTGATTGCGAGCTCTGGAGTTAACATGAGCAAAGCAGATAACATGGCCTTGCTGAAGAGATCCAATTTGGAGAACATCGAGGACTTCATGCTTCCGGAGACGGCTACTCAGTTAAGGACTTTAACTCGTTTGGCTGTGTCCAAGCGTGTGATCGCCATGATTCCCGATTTTTTCTTGAATGACTTTGTCAAC CAATTGTACTCAGAGAACAGGAAGGAGAAGTTGGAACTTCTAAAGGGTGTGACCCTTGTTCAGGGTGATGGCACAGTCAAGCTTGCTCCACTTCAGCAG GATGTCCTTTTAGTTTGGGGAGATCAAGACCAGATTTTCCCTTTGAAGATGGCTTATGAACTCAAGGA ACTTCTTGGGAAGCAGGCGAGGCTGGAAGTAATACCGAACACATCTCACGTACCCCAGATTGAGAACTCAGCACAGTTCAACAACATTGTCAAAGGCTTCCTATGCGGTTCCTTTTGA
- the LOC18588167 gene encoding 2-hydroxy-6-oxononadienedioate/2-hydroxy-6-oxononatrienedioate hydrolase 1 isoform X1, with the protein MAPSFLSFASLYGVYLRRCFASSGLTSQSTDIDDETTIHLWAPKPDQTTQERKPVLVLLHGFGPSAIWQWRRQVQFFTPYFQVYVPDLIFFGNSMTKSKERSEVFQAVSVGKLMEKLQVKKYHVMGTSYGGFVAYHMAKMWPDKVEKVVIASSGVNMSKADNMALLKRSNLENIEDFMLPETATQLRTLTRLAVSKRVIAMIPDFFLNDFVNQLYSENRKEKLELLKGVTLVQGDGTVKLAPLQQVHPPPFSHNIPNDVLLVWGDQDQIFPLKMAYELKELLGKQARLEVIPNTSHVPQIENSAQFNNIVKGFLCGSF; encoded by the exons ATGGCACCCTCCTTTCTCAGCTTTGCCTCCTTATACGGCGTCTATCTCCGCCGCTGCTTTGCCAGCTCTGGCCTCACTTCTCAATCCACCGACATTGACGACGAGACCACCATCCACTTGTGGGCACCAAAGCCCGATCAAACAACCCAGGAACGAAAACCCGTGTTGGTTTTGCTTCACGGCTTCGGTCCGAGCGCTATCTGGCAATGGCGCCGACAGGTCCAGTTCTTTACCCCTTACTTCCAAGTCTACGTCCCTGACCTGATCTTTTTCGGGAATTCCATGACAAAGTCCAAGGAAAGGTCCGAGGTTTTCCAGGCCGTTTCGGTTGGGAAGTTGATGGAGAAGCTCCAAGTGAAGAAATACCACGTCATGGGGACGAGCTATGGAGGGTTCGTGGCGTACCATATGGCGAAAATGTGGCCGGACAAGGTGGAGAAAGTGGTGATTGCGAGCTCTGGAGTTAACATGAGCAAAGCAGATAACATGGCCTTGCTGAAGAGATCCAATTTGGAGAACATCGAGGACTTCATGCTTCCGGAGACGGCTACTCAGTTAAGGACTTTAACTCGTTTGGCTGTGTCCAAGCGTGTGATCGCCATGATTCCCGATTTTTTCTTGAATGACTTTGTCAAC CAATTGTACTCAGAGAACAGGAAGGAGAAGTTGGAACTTCTAAAGGGTGTGACCCTTGTTCAGGGTGATGGCACAGTCAAGCTTGCTCCACTTCAGCAGGTTCATCCACCGCCATTTTCACACAACATTCCAAAT GATGTCCTTTTAGTTTGGGGAGATCAAGACCAGATTTTCCCTTTGAAGATGGCTTATGAACTCAAGGA ACTTCTTGGGAAGCAGGCGAGGCTGGAAGTAATACCGAACACATCTCACGTACCCCAGATTGAGAACTCAGCACAGTTCAACAACATTGTCAAAGGCTTCCTATGCGGTTCCTTTTGA
- the LOC18588167 gene encoding uncharacterized protein LOC18588167 isoform X3, translated as MAPSFLSFASLYGVYLRRCFASSGLTSQSTDIDDETTIHLWAPKPDQTTQERKPVLVLLHGFGPSAIWQWRRQVQFFTPYFQVYVPDLIFFGNSMTKSKERSEVFQAVSVGKLMEKLQVKKYHVMGTSYGGFVAYHMAKMWPDKVEKVVIASSGVNMSKADNMALLKRSNLENIEDFMLPETATQLRTLTRLAVSKRVIAMIPDFFLNDFVNQLYSENRKEKLELLKGVTLVQGDGTVKLAPLQQTSWEAGEAGSNTEHISRTPD; from the exons ATGGCACCCTCCTTTCTCAGCTTTGCCTCCTTATACGGCGTCTATCTCCGCCGCTGCTTTGCCAGCTCTGGCCTCACTTCTCAATCCACCGACATTGACGACGAGACCACCATCCACTTGTGGGCACCAAAGCCCGATCAAACAACCCAGGAACGAAAACCCGTGTTGGTTTTGCTTCACGGCTTCGGTCCGAGCGCTATCTGGCAATGGCGCCGACAGGTCCAGTTCTTTACCCCTTACTTCCAAGTCTACGTCCCTGACCTGATCTTTTTCGGGAATTCCATGACAAAGTCCAAGGAAAGGTCCGAGGTTTTCCAGGCCGTTTCGGTTGGGAAGTTGATGGAGAAGCTCCAAGTGAAGAAATACCACGTCATGGGGACGAGCTATGGAGGGTTCGTGGCGTACCATATGGCGAAAATGTGGCCGGACAAGGTGGAGAAAGTGGTGATTGCGAGCTCTGGAGTTAACATGAGCAAAGCAGATAACATGGCCTTGCTGAAGAGATCCAATTTGGAGAACATCGAGGACTTCATGCTTCCGGAGACGGCTACTCAGTTAAGGACTTTAACTCGTTTGGCTGTGTCCAAGCGTGTGATCGCCATGATTCCCGATTTTTTCTTGAATGACTTTGTCAAC CAATTGTACTCAGAGAACAGGAAGGAGAAGTTGGAACTTCTAAAGGGTGTGACCCTTGTTCAGGGTGATGGCACAGTCAAGCTTGCTCCACTTCAGCAG ACTTCTTGGGAAGCAGGCGAGGCTGGAAGTAATACCGAACACATCTCACGTACCCCAGATTGA